CAATGTGATATTTGCCACAATCACCGGCTACACCCGGAAGCCTATGTCCGTTCACGACCACGAGCTGTACATTCATTTGGCCGTTGGGCTGGCCAAATTTATTGGAAGCGTCATACAGGACGTGCAAAGGGGTTGCTTGTATCTGCCGGCACACGACGAGGAGCGAATTTTGGCCACCGAATTGCTAGGGGTCTCCAAGGCCATATCGATTGTTCATAAATGCCAGATGGAAGTTGAGAATGAACATGCATGCACAAATACgtaataagtttttaattttgatttaaaaaaaactgacagataaaatcaaataaagctAGAGTGTTGAATACCAACTCAATTTACcaagtgtgatttttttaaagttcaacaGAAAAACTTATTTCTAACAGCTGTCATACAAGGAAGATGGTGCAAATTCAAAGTATCCCAACGCTTTTCGAATGTGCCGTGTTATTTTGTAGCACGTTTTTGAGTTTGTCATTATTGAAATTCTGCtctcaattttatttgtgtCTTCTTGATTCATGAATAATGGTAAATTTTACTTCACCTtgcttttcaaaatctttttaagtGATATTCAAAGGCACAATATTTcgaagaaagtttttaaaagttgaGTAATTCCAGTTGTTATacgtttatttcaaaattaataaacatgCAAATACTTGGACGTAACTAAATtaataattgcaaaattgaaagtaaTCCATACACAAGTTGGTTCGACCTCACTCTTTTGAAGATTTCACAGTCTCAAAGAACATAAATATAATCCTTACATTAGGTACATTATTTGTTAATGTCACAATAATACACAACGATAATTCGACTCTTCATGCGACTtagatttttaacaatttatcaaaaaaatgaatacaaaatttaaattacataTTATCGAAATTATAACGATCCTTCAATTTCTTCCTAATGAACAATCCATTGATCAGCCGCTTCCAGTTGCCATAAACGCGTTTCTTCCGTTTTTCATCTTCCTTGCGCTCCAACTCGACCTGTTCCTGATACCATTCGTCGATCACCTGATCCCGGAACTCCTCACACACGACGAAACCATCGTACACGGCTTGACACATGTTGTTCCGGTACTCGAATCCCGTTATTGCTTGGGCACAATCTACCCGCAGCCGTTTGCATATGCGATTCAATCCGGGCAACTGCAGATGTACCGTTCCTTTAGGCAACATGCAGGGTTTGAACAAATCCACATTACCGTAGGCACTTCGAGGAACCAGCCCGTCCTTAGCAACCGGAGGTTCATAGTCCTCAACCTGCCAGGACCCGAATAGCTCCATCTGTTGTCCGGTAATCGTCGTTCCGGTGTACCGATCATACTTGGCCTTCGCTTTCACCAGCTTGTACGGTTTCTCGAACATCTTAACCGTCATGGCCTGACGTAGCCAACCTTCCCTCGAAAACAAAACGTGCACACAATCCCGAGGGTAAATCGGTTCCTCCTTTATGTATCCCAGCACAACAGCATCCGGCGGGTAGATGGCTTCCGTTTTCAACAGAAACCGTTCAAGTGCAAACCGCGGATGGTTTTTATATTCAGCGATTTGCTCCGGGAATGGTCGTTTGTTCAACAATTTGTCGAATTTCATGTCCTCGGTGCGATCACGGCGCGAAGGTCTGGTGGCCCGGTACGGTCTTAAAGCTTTCTCCAGCCATTCGTCTTCGATACGAAGTTTGCTTTTCTTACTGCCCAACCGGGAGATGTACCGCGGTGAAACGTCTTTGATGGTTCCGTTGTTGTTCCAGGCCAAAACGTACGCGATGGGATGTGACGCGTGGTTCTGGATTTTAAAAAAACGGGTAATTTGTTTAGATGCATTggaatttgttaaataaaaattatctcaagaataaaatttaaaaacggtTTTCATAACTTGTGAATGTAAAAtaaatacagaaaataaaacAGCTCAGTCATGTGTGGTTTCAGCGTCATATCTATCAGCCGTTGGAACACTGTTGGAGCATTTTATAGCCCAAAAGGCATCTCTGTATACTCAAATTGTGATAAACGTTAAGAATAATACTGTATAACGGAAATCAGATTCCAGATCTGAAGGGGGGGAACTCGAGTAGATTGCATCATATCTAACGGACCGTCAGGCTTTCACTGAAACACACGCTCACGAATGTTTTCCACGCAGCCAGAAGTACCTCAAGCAAGTCATCTCGGACCCCTGCTGTTCAATCTTCGTAAATCACCTGCGCACAGAAAtcttggatgagttttgaaccaaaacgaagattttagaccccagggtttgagaaattcaaaaatgaccccaaatcgactcagtctaatgaacaGTCGAATGAGTGTGACAGACCGAAAATCGTCACAGTCACAACTTCTCGCTACATTACAATGGCAATGTAAGCGTCCCTAGTTCTAAGTATCCCAATTTTTCTGTGACCGGTTTCAGCAGTTGGCTTTTTCCGCAAGACTTCGCAGTGGCTCACGAAGGGAAGAAACCCcaagtttgattacaatttttttatgaggGTTCATTTCGAGTTCGGAGTGGCCAGTGAGTTCGCCTGATCTGAAACCTATGCaggtaaaattcaaattatctgTTATTTCCAATGTACCATTTTGATTACCCTAACCTgaagaaatttatttgtttttatctaTGCAATATCTTTTGCTCTTCTTAGGGCGTCATGTAGGTGCCTTTTCTGGCTATCGCATGCTTTTGCCTTTTAAGCTATCGTATACTTCTTTACCTACTTCGGTATTGGGGATTCAGAGGACAAGTAAAGTACAACTGAACTGATTGGCTGTTAACTTAAGACTAAGTTTTATTTCCATgcaattatattattatataaCGTAGCAATATATATTATTGCTACGATTCGTAACTACTAACACTCCTCCTCGACATCGATAGCTACTGTTCCTGTCGCTTCACGTAGTTTTCCCAATTTCACGCTAAGTAACGGTTTCGTCATCATATCTGCCAGCATGTCTTCCGTTGGGTAATATAGCAAACTGATGATATTCTTGCTCCGCAGGTTCTTGATGAAGCAGTATTTTGTATCCACATGCTTTGATCGTTAGTCCACCTTTTCGTTCTCCACTTGTCGAATAAAGCTTTGGTTATCCTCCCGTATGCGGATTGGCTGATCCACTTTCGTCTGGAAATCCTTCAAAAGCTTCGTGATCCACTGAATTTCCTGGCACGCTTCGGCCACGGGgatgaattctgattctgtggAAGACAGCGCTACGCACAATTGTTCCCTGGAGGCCCAACTCACGACTCCACCGCCGAGAAAAATCAGAACCCCTGAAGTTGATTTCCGGTCCCGAGTGTCTCCAGCCCAGTCAGCGTCGCAGTAAACTTCCAAGCCTTTATCTGTCACTCCTAATTTCAGCTAGTAACTTCGAGTTTAAAACAGGGACTTCAAAACTCTCTTGGCCTCGGTCCAGTCCTTGATGCGTGATTGACTGACAGATCTGGACGTGACATACAGCAGGTTTTTTTACTGGTCGCTGTTCGGCAGTACAGCTGAGTACTCCTTTTGCTGGTAACCAGGGTCCATCGGAATTTTCGAGCCTTTAAAATCCGTCCGACCGAACCTCGCAGCCAACTTCTCGATATAGGCCTGCTGATTCAGGAGATATCCGTTAAGATACCTTGATTCTAACGAAATGCTTGACATCTCCCAACAAGGTCAGGTTGAAGCATCCTTGAAGTTGAGCTACTATTTCTGCGTATTCGGACTCGCTCGAACAGGCCACAAGAATATCGTCCACGTAGATGAGGATAAATGACTGTCGACCCTGTTTCGTCCGAACGTAGAGGCACCCATCTGCGGACGATTGCACGAATCCAGCTTGCTTGAACACTTCGTCCATCGTTTTGTTCCAGACTCGGGCTGCTTGTTTGAGCCCGTACAGATTCCGCTTGAGACGGCACATATTGGCAGCGTACCGTATGAATAAGCTGTTTTGATGTCCACATGCTTGACGAATAGATTCCGTTCAGCTGCCACCGTTAGCAAAACCCGTGAAATGACTTGCTTAGCCACCGGCGCGTAGACTTCGTCAAAATCTTCACCGTACTTTTGGGAGTATCTTTGGGCGACTAACCTCGCCTTTCGTCCTCTTTCCTTTTAAAGATCCAACCTTCTTGCGACCAGGTGGTAGGTTGTGATCTCCTAGGTTTCGTTTTCCATCAAGGAACGGAATCGCTCGTCCATCGCAGCCTTCCAGTACACGCTTTCAGATCCGGTAATTGCTTCCTCATATCTTCGCAGCTGCATTCGATGCCATACCAACAGCTGAAGAATAGCGAGCTGGTGGCACACCTTTGGTTTGGCGAGTTCTGCGATTTTCAGTCGTTGAATTGATGTCAGCTTCGGTTAGCGTAGAATCAGTTGCAGTGTTGTAGTCGAAATCAACGTCGTCCAGTTGATTATCATCAATGTCCGACTCGTCCTTCACTGAATACTCAAATTCTACAACATCTTTCTCGTTTTGGCTGCCCACCGACTGCATAAGGCTTCTTTCTACCAGGCGCTTCTCCTCAACGCAGTTTGCACTCCCAAAGACTTTCCGCGTCACATCTGGCTTTCCTTCCATACCATACGAACGGCGTTGTAGGAACGGACTTCGATAATAGAACGTTCTGCAAATAAACGGAAATGCTCACCGCCTCGGCTAAGTAGCACTCAATTTCTCAGTGCGCTGTACTTGCCACCTTGGTCGCTTCTGACCACTTTCGGCTTCCGATCAAATTGCGTTTTCATTATGGCCACGTATTCCAGTATCTTCTCCGgaacttcgtttttttttcgcgacAGATACAGGACACAAAATCTGCTATAGTCGTTGATGACGGTCATAAAATATCGATGACCAGACACCGACATGTTTTCCACAGGGCCGCAAACGGCAGTGTGCACGAGCACAAGATTTTCTTTCCACCGACTTCGGAAACGGCTTCCGGCTCATTTTCGCCTTCTGACAGCAGTCGCAATGTCTTCACCTTGTAGAGCCGGCCAGTCTTGACTGCGGTCGTCGCTTGTTGGCCTCCGATGAGAATCGAGCATTCTCCTTTGAATAGTACTTTTGCACCTTTTTCGACTAGCATTGGTACAGATAGCAGATTCATTCCCTAGCTCGGCACAAATAGAACGTTTCCAAGGGTGATCTTCGTAGTTTTTCCATTGTCAAGGTAACACAATTGACCATCGCCAACACCTTCAACTTTTGCGATTTTTCATCGGCCAGGCTGATCGTTTTCACGTGGCTTTCGACAatcttgttgaaaaattttctatcGCCACACATATGCCGGGACGTTCCTGAGTCCACAATCCTGTCACCTTCATGAGTTTGCGTACTACCCATCAGAGCAAATGTTACGGATTCCTCTCCACTACGAGCAGCTTTTGCCTTTGGCGATCGACCTTTTTCCGGTTCTATTTACTTCGCATATAACCGACATTCCTTTTGTTTGTTATTACTTTTCTTGCAGAAATGGCACACCAGCGCCATCAGCGCTGCATCCGACGGTCCGCGTTCTCGTTTCgccatttcgtcaaacagcTTACTCTTCACCAGCTCCAGTTTCAGCTCATCGTCGGAACGGCTCTCTTGTGCCGTCGTGAGCGTGTCGAAGGAATCAGGGAAGCTCCTAAGGACCAGCGCGACTATCAGTGGCTCGCCGAGATCCAATCCAGCACACGGCAGCTTCACAAACAGCTCTTCCAGTTCAAAAAGATGGCTCTGGATGTCGTCCCGTTCTTGTACGTTTGTTGCAGATCCTTTTCAGTGCCGCAACCTTCGAGCAGAGGGACGTTTTTTTCGTTGTGCTTCTTGAGGTTGTCCCAAGCTTCCCTGGCGGTCTTCGGCTTTGCGATCTCCTGCGTTTCGTGCATCCGTCATCGTCGCCGGAGTTTCATCCTAAATGTACTTCCACATGTCCTCACGAGTCAGGAGCATTTCAGCCTTGAATTTCCATACCGAGAATTGGAACCATTCAGCTTTACGATAGTAACCTTGCTTCCTTCCATGGCGATTCCCGAAACTTCCAGACTTGACAGCGAAAAAACTTTGGAAATAACGTCTACTGTGATCTGGGCACAAACCTATTGGGAACTAACATTCGGGGTGCTCGAATACTTCTTTGCCTATTGCTAAGCTATCGAATATCTCTTTGCCCATTGCCGAGAGATCGAATCCCCTAAGAACTTTCCGTGTTGATCAATACTCCAACCCAAACTTCgcctctttttcgatcgaactAAGGCAGGATCAGCAAATGTGTATTCCCAGTAGTGGCCCTTATTGAGGGACCACCGAATTAAGACGGTAGCAGAACTTACCTTATCGATAGCTAGATGCTGGAGGCATTAGAATACTCCTCCGATATTTAGAGCTCATCTCTTATACACTCAGTCGCATTCCATCATTCCGCATCCATTTCGGGTCGACTTGCTCCTATCTAGACTCCGGTCCTTTCCTCGAACCAAATAAGGTACGCCTGAACGCTGACAGCATGGCTAATTTTTAGTCCAGTAATGGACTGATTTCAGTCTGACAAATGGTTCACTGGATGTTGAGTTTATCTCTCATATAATCTTTTACCCAATGGAAGGATGATTACAGTGTTAATTCCCATAAAATGCTCTTTTGTCGCTTTCACAATGGAGGATTCTTAGAATGCCACCCGGTTCAAAATGAATGATGCCATGGGGTCGGAAATTACGAAGAATCTCAGTCAAGACGAACGAAAGGAAGAGACGGAGACCCTTGTCATTATTGAATAATATCGGGTTTATTGTCAAGCTTAAGCTTAAGCTGAATTTCCGAAGTGTCGATGCTGACATAGGTTGTTAGAACAAGCGGAGCGTGATTTGGCaaatgtgggatgcccgagaaatcGGAGAATGGTTTCCATGGACCGAGTCCAGTGAGTTTTAGGAATTGTGTTCACCAAGTTAAGTCGTGAAAAAAAACGATGCTTACTGAGCACTACAGCCCAAAATTGCATTATGTTTATGATCCTAGGAGCTGACCTCCAAATGGCTCCAAATCATAGATTATGATGTAAAAAACAACCAAGAAGTAGGTATGATGTGAAAAAATTTTACCCAACTTACCACAATATCCTCGAGGCAGTGCACCTTTCCGCTCACCACATCAATCGTGACCCACTTATCCTCATGCTCGCAATACACCTCAACCCAAAGATCAACGCCCGGTCGTCTTTGGCGAGCCAGCTCCTCCGCACTAACTCGACCTCGTTTCCTCGGCGGAGAAGCTGGAAGCTGCAAACCGCTACTTCCTTCTCCAGCATCGTACTCTTCAACGATTTCGTAGCCGGCCTCTTTTGCCAGCTGAGCCCGCTTCTTGGCCCGGGCCCTTGCCAACTCTTCCTCCCTGGAAGCTTGATAGGCTGCTAGGATCTTTTCTCGTCTTCGACGAACCTGTTCGTCAAGATCTTCTGAAAAGGCTGGTTCCTCTTGCTTTTTTAGCGCTCTTTTATCCTTATCAGTGGAACTGGCGATTATTTTGGCCCTGAGATTTTGTTCCATCTCCATGAAGGACTGTTCCATAAGTTTAAGCTTTTTATTCGGTACTGATTTTGAGGGTTTGTGTGGCGGATGAAAATCGTGACTTCCATCTAGCTGCGGGATACTAGGGGTTGCACAAAATCCTTCCCGTCGACGCTTCCGGGCAGCTTCTCGGTTGGTTTGATCGGAGTTTTTGAGTACTAGTGCAGCTAGTTTCtcttttactttgaaaattgtGCTATTTTTTCGGGCGTTCCGAAAGTCTAGAAGGAGTCGACGGTCAGCTTCAAGTTCTTCTCGGGTTTTGGGGTTCATTCGATAGAGTTCGCTGGAGTGAACATGTTTTGGTGGGTTAACCAGAGACATCACTAGCCGGCAGTGAATGTTCAGGGAACGTAGCATGATCACATACAGGAGAATGTAGTCCCGTTTGGAAAATGCTGCTCGTTGAATTAGCTGGTACTTAAGAGTAGCCAACAGGGGAGGCATTTTTGTAGCCGATCGAAAATACAttacattatttttcaatttgataacTTTCTTAAAATATCTAGTTATTTGCTCAAAATAGAGCAGATTTGTAAGACCTTTCGGTCGGCAGCTTGCAGAAGGTAGTAACTTTTTGGTGGCCAGTTGAGCCAGGCTCGGATTCAAGATTGTCCTATTGAGGAATGTGCCATGACCGATCCAGCAGAGGATCGAAACTTTGTGCAGATGAATttgattttgtcgtttttccctATTCATTAACCTTTTGATGGCAGTCATGAGGtctacttttttcttcactttcttgCCCTTTTCTGCAGATTCGAATTTGATCGTGATTTGAACTGATTTTTGTTCGTCTTCTTTCTTTTTGCTATTGACGGCCACAAAATCATCCCTTCCGTCTTGCTTCTTGCTTTTAGATTTAATCTTTTCGCCGTCAAACAGGACGTTGGATACGTCTTCGTTCTCTGACTTTTGGGCTTTTTCTGATCTTTGTttagataatttttccaacttcGATCGCTCATCTTCCAATTTTCTTGATGCTTCAGCCATTCGTAATAAAGCCATGCAATCTTGACTGGTTTGGTTTATTTGTTGAATCAACTTTCGATTGAAATCCGTTGTTTCTTTCTCTTCGACCTTTACCGAACTCAACGGTTGGTCTTCCTCCTCGTCCTCTGATTCTTCTATCTTCATACCCGCATTGCAATCAAACTCAATCCGTTCCTTCTTTTTGGAATCAATGTCTTCCACGGGatggaaaaaatcggaattcaaattcagttcCGAAGGATCCACCAGATAATCATCTCCACTGCTACTACTGCTACTGCCATCATCATCACCCCTTTCCTTATGAcattcttttttcgattttttcgaagTCGAAGGACCTCCGACCAAATCAGGACGATACTTTCGATACAACTGCTCTACGGTGAAAGTGGTCAACTTTATTGGAGTTTGCTCTTCTTCAACatcttttttcgattctgttcgACGAGTAGGTTTCTTTTTCATCTTACGGGTAACCTTCCGTTTGGTTGGTTTCGAATCAGCTTCCTCATCATCGGAATTCGATGATGAGGAACAGTTTATGTTCTCGTCGTCTGAGACAACTTTGTCTGCTGGCAAAACCGAAGGAATCGGTTCCAGATCATCGTCTGGCAGTTCTTTTCCCAGTTTGGAAGCAATCCGACGAGAGACACGAGTGGCTCGTGGGGGAACCTTTTTAGCAGGAACCGttctaaaacgaaaaaaaaaattaacagttttgatttttcttgagaaaaaacatagaattgaatatttttgtaaacgTTGTATAGTTTTAATAGTTCACAAACACCTTTCTCTTTTCCATTGATAAAAGATTTTTGACAAtcgtaagtatttgaaatttatattttgtcaTTGTAGGCAgatataactttaaaatttaaaaatataacttggaaaaattttaataattttgtaactTACTTTTTGGGCttcttttttgtcctttttccCAGAATACTAGAAGCACCTTGGTCCTCATCCGGTTTCCAATCATCCTCGCTGGCGGAAAATTCTGGAAGCGATTCTGCATCCGATTGCATTTCACCGTCCGTATTCATTATTCTAAATGTAACAAAAGTTTGCTAGGTAACCAACTATTTTGCACTACTTTATTACTTAAATTAACTTGTCACACTACTGTAATAACgtgaaaaacacaaatttacgCACGACTTCCACAGGAATAAACAAGAAAcgtataataattattttttcgcatttcgcAATGTTTACGACttcttctttttcaaaatttctgtacaCGCtaagattgaaatgaaaattgttcaatGGAAATTAACCATTTCGAATGAATAACTCATAGTATGATTCGTTTGATTAActcatttcatgaatatttttctaaaatgtttacaGAATGCGGAAATCCACAGCAGGAATAATTTTAAAGACAAGCAGAAATGAATCGTAATTGATTGATTCAATAAactacaaaacaaaacaattattcAATGAACTGcaaacataaatgacaaaaatgacaaaaatgacaaaaatgacaaaaatgacaaaaatgacaaaaatgacaaaaatgacaaaaatgacaaaaatgacaaaaatgacaaaaatgacaaaaatgacaaaaatgacaaaaatgacaaaaatgacaaaaatgacaaaaatgacaaaaatgacaaaaatgacaaaaatgacaaaaatgacaaaaatgacaaaaatgacaaaaatgacaaaaatgacaaaaatgacaaaaatgacaaaaatgacaaaaatgacaaaaatgacaaaaatgacaaaaatgacaaaaatgacaaaaatgacaaaaatgacaaaaatgacaaaaatgacaaaaatgacaaaaatgacaaaaatgaccaaaatgacaaaaatgacaaaaatgacaaaaatgacaaaaatgacaaaaatgacaaaaatgacaaaaatgacaaaaatgacaaaaatgacaaaaatgacaaaaatgacaaaaatgacaaaaatgacaaaaatgacaaaaatgacaaaaatgacaaaaatgacaaaaatgacaaaaatgacaaaaatgacaaaaatgacaaaaatgacaaaaatgacaaaaatgacaaaaatgacaaaaatagcaaaaatggcaaaaatggcaaaaatgacaaaaatgacaaaaatgacaaaaatgacaaaaatgacaaaaatgacaaaaatgacaaaaatgacaaaaatgacaaaaatgacaaaaatgacagaaatgacaaaaatgacaaaaatgacaaaaattaaaaaaattacaaaaatgacaaaaatgacaaaaatgacaaaaatgacaaaaatgacaaaaatgacaaaaatgacaaaaatgacaaaaatgacaaaaatgacaaaaatgacaaaaatgacaaaaatgacaaaaatgacaaaaatgacaaaaatgacaaaaatgacaaaaatgacaaaaatgacaaaaatgacaaaaatgacaaaaatgacaaaaatgacaaaaatgacaaaaatgacaaaaatgacaaaaatgacaaaaatgacaaaaatgacaaaaatgacaaaaatgacaaaaatgacaaaaatgacaaaaatgacaaaaatgacaaaaatgaaaaaaatgacaaaaatgacaaaaatgacaaaaatgacaaaaatgacaaaaatgacaaaaatgacaaaaatgacaaaaatgacaaaaatagcaaaaatggcaaaaatggcaaaaatgacaaaaatgacaaaaatgacaaaaatgacaaaaatgacaaaaatgacaaaaatgacaaaaatgacaaaaatgacaaaaatgacaaaaatgacaaaaatgacaaaaatagcaaaaatggcaaaaatggcaaaaatgacaaaaatgacaaaaatgacaaaaatgacaaaaatgacaaaaatgacaaaaatgacaaaaatgacaaaaatgacaaaaatgacaaaaatgacaaaaatgacaaaaatgacaaaaatgacaaaaatgacaaaaatgacaaaaatgacaaaaatgacaaaaatgacaaaaatgacaaaaatgacaaaaatgaccaaaatgacaaaaatgacaaaaatgacaaaaatgacaaaaatgacaaaaatgacaaaaatgacaaaaatgacaaaaaatgacaaaaatgacaaaaatgacaaaaatgacaaaaatgacagaaatgacaaaaatgacaaaaatgacaaaaattaaaaaaattacaaaaattacaaaaatgacaaaaatgacaaaaatgacaaaaatgacaaaaatgacaaaaatgacaaaaatgacaaaaatgacaaaaatgacaaaaatgacaaaaatgacaaaaatgacaaaaatgacaaaaatgacaaaaatgacaaaaatgacaaaaatgacaaaaatgacaaaaatgacaaaaatgacaaaaatgacaaaaatgacaaaaatgacaaaaatgacaaaaatgacaaaaatgacaaaaatgacaaaaatgacaaaaatgacaaaaatgacaaaaatgacaaaaatgacaaaaatgacaaaaatgacaaaaatgacaaaaatgacaaaaatgaaaaaaatgacaaaaatgacaaaaatgacaaaaatgacaaaaatgacaaaaatgacaaaaatgacaaaaatgacaaaaatgacaaaaattgcaaaattattaaatattacaaaaaaaaacaaaaatgaaaaattacaaaaatgacaaaaattacaaaaattacaaaaattacaaaaattacaaaaattacaaaaattacaaaaattacaaaaattacaaaaattacaaaaattacaaaaattacaaaaattacaaaaattacaaaaattacaaaaaaattacaaaaattacaaaaattacaaaaattacaaaaattacaaaaattacaaaaattacaaaaattacaaaaattacaaaaattacaaaaattacaaaaattacaaaaattacaaaaattacaaaaattacaaaaattacaaaaattacaaaaattacaaaaattacaaaaattacaaaaattacaaaaattacaaaaattacaaaaattacaaaaattacaaaaattacaaaaattacaaaaattacaaaaattacaaaaattacaaaaattacaaattacaaaaattacaaaaattacaaaaattacaaaaattacaaaaattacaaaaattacaaaaattacaaaaattacaaaaattacaaaaattacaaaaattacaaaaattacaaaaattac
This sequence is a window from Uranotaenia lowii strain MFRU-FL chromosome 3, ASM2978415v1, whole genome shotgun sequence. Protein-coding genes within it:
- the LOC129756481 gene encoding DNA repair protein complementing XP-C cells homolog produces the protein MNTDGEMQSDAESLPEFSASEDDWKPDEDQGASSILGKRTKKKPKKTVPAKKVPPRATRVSRRIASKLGKELPDDDLEPIPSVLPADKVVSDDENINCSSSSNSDDEEADSKPTKRKVTRKMKKKPTRRTESKKDVEEEQTPIKLTTFTVEQLYRKYRPDLVGGPSTSKKSKKECHKERGDDDGSSSSSSGDDYLVDPSELNLNSDFFHPVEDIDSKKKERIEFDCNAGMKIEESEDEEEDQPLSSVKVEEKETTDFNRKLIQQINQTSQDCMALLRMAEASRKLEDERSKLEKLSKQRSEKAQKSENEDVSNVLFDGEKIKSKSKKQDGRDDFVAVNSKKKEDEQKSVQITIKFESAEKGKKVKKKVDLMTAIKRLMNREKRQNQIHLHKVSILCWIGHGTFLNRTILNPSLAQLATKKLLPSASCRPKGLTNLLYFEQITRYFKKVIKLKNNVMYFRSATKMPPLLATLKYQLIQRAAFSKRDYILLYVIMLRSLNIHCRLVMSLVNPPKHVHSSELYRMNPKTREELEADRRLLLDFRNARKNSTIFKVKEKLAALVLKNSDQTNREAARKRRREGFCATPSIPQLDGSHDFHPPHKPSKSVPNKKLKLMEQSFMEMEQNLRAKIIASSTDKDKRALKKQEEPAFSEDLDEQVRRRREKILAAYQASREEELARARAKKRAQLAKEAGYEIVEEYDAGEGSSGLQLPASPPRKRGRVSAEELARQRRPGVDLWVEVYCEHEDKWVTIDVVSGKVHCLEDIVNHASHPIAYVLAWNNNGTIKDVSPRYISRLGSKKSKLRIEDEWLEKALRPYRATRPSRRDRTEDMKFDKLLNKRPFPEQIAEYKNHPRFALERFLLKTEAIYPPDAVVLGYIKEEPIYPRDCVHVLFSREGWLRQAMTVKMFEKPYKLVKAKAKYDRYTGTTITGQQMELFGSWQVEDYEPPVAKDGLVPRSAYGNVDLFKPCMLPKGTVHLQLPGLNRICKRLRVDCAQAITGFEYRNNMCQAVYDGFVVCEEFRDQVIDEWYQEQVELERKEDEKRKKRVYGNWKRLINGLFIRKKLKDRYNFDNM